A genome region from Deinococcus aerolatus includes the following:
- a CDS encoding ComF family protein, with product MLASLWRTLLPRACPGCGAQLGTEAGLCRACRAGLTARVESHSPLRPRPEPHLVTLGRYQGVGRRAVRALKFGGARDLAGVLGEALAAGVPPEWGVGAVVPVPLHPSRQRQRGYNQAELLAREVARQLGVPCVDALRRTRATHQQARQQAAGRHEMAGAFAVRPGRLPSGPLLLLDDVMTSGSTLLACQDALHAAGAAEVYVAVVAR from the coding sequence ATGCTGGCCAGCCTGTGGCGGACCCTGCTGCCCCGTGCCTGTCCCGGTTGCGGCGCACAGCTGGGCACCGAGGCGGGCTTGTGCCGTGCCTGCCGGGCTGGGTTGACGGCACGTGTCGAGTCCCACAGTCCGCTGCGGCCTCGACCAGAGCCGCATCTGGTGACGCTGGGCCGGTACCAGGGCGTGGGGCGCCGGGCCGTCCGCGCCCTGAAATTCGGTGGAGCGCGGGATCTGGCAGGTGTGCTGGGGGAGGCGCTGGCAGCGGGCGTTCCACCCGAGTGGGGCGTGGGCGCGGTGGTGCCGGTGCCGCTGCATCCCTCCCGGCAGCGCCAGCGCGGCTACAACCAGGCCGAACTGTTGGCCCGCGAGGTGGCCCGTCAGCTGGGGGTGCCGTGCGTAGATGCGCTGCGGCGCACCCGCGCCACCCATCAGCAGGCTCGGCAGCAGGCCGCCGGGCGCCACGAGATGGCCGGAGCATTCGCGGTCAGGCCCGGTCGACTGCCGTCTGGCCCGCTGCTGCTCCTGGATGATGTGATGACGTCTGGAAGCACCCTACTGGCCTGCCAGGATGCCCTGCACGCGGCGGGCGCGGCGGAGGTGTATGTCGCGGTGGTTGCCCGGTGA
- a CDS encoding methylglyoxal synthase, with protein sequence MTAPLPTPSGTRQVALIAHDKKKLELAMFVLAHREVLSRFHLVATGTTGAILHKQTGLEVERVLSGPLGGDQQIGARLAEERVMAVFFFRDPLTAQPHEPDVSALVRLCDVHDIPLATNPASAQALMLWLREQSGPPT encoded by the coding sequence ATGACCGCACCGCTCCCCACCCCTTCAGGCACCCGGCAGGTGGCGCTGATCGCGCATGACAAGAAGAAGCTGGAACTGGCGATGTTCGTGCTGGCCCACCGCGAGGTCCTGTCGCGCTTTCATCTGGTCGCCACCGGAACCACCGGGGCCATCCTGCACAAGCAGACCGGGCTGGAGGTCGAGCGGGTCCTGTCCGGGCCGCTGGGCGGAGACCAGCAGATCGGCGCGCGGCTTGCCGAGGAGCGCGTGATGGCCGTCTTCTTCTTCCGCGACCCGCTGACAGCCCAGCCCCATGAACCGGATGTCAGCGCGCTGGTGCGCCTGTGCGACGTTCACGACATTCCACTGGCCACCAACCCCGCCAGCGCCCAGGCCCTGATGCTGTGGCTGCGTGAGCAGAGCGGCCCTCCAACCTGA
- a CDS encoding SRPBCC family protein: MTKTEDSGMDQTRMISGAAGGALLLMGLRKRGVLGLGMAAVGSYLAYRAATGNDPVMAAVGGGGAAASKPIFVEHSVVIDRPTQAVYDYWRKLENLPQIMSHLESVTELDEKRSRWVAKAPLGTHVEWEAEIVNDKPGQRIGWHSLPGATVDNAGSVQFEELPNGGTRVHVALSYRPPAGPLGAAVAKLFGEEPSQQIAEDLQKFKAAFEGSAKN, translated from the coding sequence ATGACAAAAACAGAAGACAGTGGAATGGACCAGACCCGCATGATCAGCGGAGCAGCCGGCGGCGCCCTGCTGCTGATGGGCCTGCGCAAGCGCGGCGTGCTGGGCCTGGGCATGGCTGCGGTGGGCAGCTACCTGGCCTACCGCGCGGCCACCGGCAATGACCCGGTGATGGCCGCAGTTGGCGGCGGCGGCGCGGCGGCCTCCAAGCCCATTTTCGTGGAGCACAGCGTGGTTATCGACCGGCCCACCCAGGCCGTTTACGACTACTGGCGCAAGCTGGAAAATCTGCCCCAGATCATGAGCCATCTGGAAAGCGTCACCGAGCTGGACGAGAAGCGCAGCCGCTGGGTGGCCAAGGCTCCGCTGGGCACCCATGTCGAGTGGGAAGCCGAGATCGTCAACGACAAGCCGGGCCAGCGCATCGGCTGGCACTCGCTGCCGGGCGCAACCGTAGACAACGCGGGCAGCGTGCAGTTCGAGGAACTGCCCAACGGCGGAACCCGCGTGCATGTGGCCCTCAGCTACCGCCCGCCGGCTGGCCCACTGGGCGCCGCCGTGGCCAAACTGTTCGGCGAGGAACCCAGCCAGCAGATCGCTGAGGACCTGCAGAAGTTCAAGGCCGCCTTTGAGGGCAGTGCCAAGAACTGA
- a CDS encoding DMT family transporter, with product MSAAASPRPEGLDPLSLTAILVTIVFWASAFAGIRAGLEAFSPGHLTLYRFLVAGLALGVYALVTRIPLPSAGDLARIFGLSFMGITLYHVLLNYGEVSVPAGTASLIIAAGPVITALLATRFGGERLNLLGWLGTLTSLGGVTLIVLGSGQGVSFTQGALLILGAALFTSIYFVFQKPLLRRMNPLHFTVWSLLLGTLPMLVFLPGFMGELRAAPVSAHLALIYLGLFPSALAYLTWTFALSRVPASTTTSFLYVSPVLAIVIALVWLGELPRPVTLLGGAVAVAGVVLVNTLGRPRRPAPLPAQATQGAAET from the coding sequence ATGAGCGCTGCCGCCTCCCCGCGTCCTGAAGGTCTGGATCCCCTGTCGTTGACGGCCATCCTGGTGACCATCGTGTTCTGGGCCTCGGCCTTCGCGGGCATCCGGGCTGGCCTGGAGGCGTTCTCGCCGGGGCACCTGACGCTGTACCGCTTTCTGGTGGCGGGCCTGGCGCTGGGCGTGTACGCGCTGGTCACGCGCATTCCGCTGCCCAGCGCCGGGGATCTGGCGCGTATCTTCGGCCTGAGCTTCATGGGCATCACGCTGTACCACGTCCTGCTGAATTACGGCGAGGTCAGCGTGCCGGCCGGAACCGCCAGCCTGATCATTGCGGCAGGCCCGGTGATCACGGCGCTGCTGGCCACGCGTTTCGGAGGCGAGCGGCTGAACCTGCTGGGCTGGCTGGGCACCCTGACCAGTCTGGGCGGCGTCACGCTGATCGTGCTGGGCAGCGGGCAGGGGGTCAGCTTCACGCAGGGGGCGCTGCTGATTCTGGGCGCGGCGCTGTTTACCAGCATCTACTTTGTGTTTCAGAAACCGCTGCTGCGGCGCATGAATCCACTGCACTTCACGGTCTGGTCGCTGCTGCTGGGCACCCTGCCCATGCTGGTCTTCCTGCCGGGTTTCATGGGTGAGCTGCGGGCCGCGCCCGTGTCGGCCCATCTGGCCCTGATCTACCTGGGGCTGTTTCCCTCGGCGCTGGCGTACCTGACCTGGACGTTTGCGCTGTCACGGGTGCCGGCCAGCACCACCACGTCGTTTCTGTACGTCAGCCCGGTGCTGGCCATCGTGATCGCGCTGGTGTGGCTGGGCGAGCTGCCCCGGCCGGTCACGCTGCTGGGCGGCGCGGTGGCGGTGGCCGGGGTGGTGCTGGTCAACACGCTGGGCCGCCCCAGACGGCCTGCCCCACTGCCCGCACAGGCCACACAGGGGGCAGCGGAAACATGA
- a CDS encoding ABC transporter permease subunit, whose translation MSAPAAEQPPAPPADAPIVLEDVSVRLGGETVLSGVTLDVRRGEFLALIGPSGGGKSTLLRVIAGLLRPLSGTVRVGSVPALVFQDYRLLPWRTALRNVALPADLGAGGGLPPKEALHLVGMDAYAGYFPAHLSGGMRARVALARALAQSGDVLLLDEPFAALDALVRERFNDELRHLHEKTGRTTVLVTHSIREAVWLADRVAVLRDGRIVEVLDTRGEGRVSAYTDGLEAHLRGVLGTGDSTRLRTPPRERLSLSGLLPLAAIALGLLGWHLAATRLNQPFLLPTPTAVWRELTTTFPELAAAFWVTARTALAGLVIGGLVGVIIGYPLAKFRPLERFFSPFIIAAQSTPIVILAPLLVSWLGFGFVPAVVVSALSALYPIMIATLVGVREVDRTFYELFGSLQATALQRLTRLELPGALPVMLGGLRLAASLALIGAVVWEFVDANQKGLGLAVQVAGTYQNKAAQFAAIALLILFGVLIYAVITGLERGVMRRRGR comes from the coding sequence ATGAGCGCCCCCGCTGCCGAACAGCCGCCTGCCCCGCCTGCCGACGCGCCCATCGTGCTGGAGGACGTGAGCGTGCGCCTGGGCGGCGAGACGGTCCTGAGCGGCGTGACGCTGGACGTGCGCCGCGGCGAGTTCCTGGCGCTGATCGGTCCCAGCGGCGGCGGCAAGAGCACGCTGCTGCGGGTGATCGCCGGGCTGCTCCGGCCGCTGTCGGGCACGGTGCGCGTGGGGTCGGTCCCGGCGCTGGTGTTCCAGGACTACCGCCTGCTGCCGTGGCGCACGGCCCTGCGGAACGTGGCCCTGCCAGCCGACCTGGGGGCCGGGGGAGGGCTACCCCCGAAAGAGGCGCTGCATCTGGTGGGCATGGACGCCTATGCGGGCTACTTCCCGGCGCACCTGTCGGGCGGCATGCGGGCGCGGGTGGCGCTGGCCCGCGCGCTGGCGCAGAGCGGCGACGTGCTGCTGCTGGACGAACCCTTCGCCGCGCTGGACGCCCTGGTGCGCGAGCGCTTCAACGACGAGCTGCGGCACCTGCATGAGAAGACCGGGCGCACCACCGTGCTGGTCACCCACTCCATCCGCGAGGCGGTGTGGCTGGCCGACCGGGTGGCCGTGCTGCGCGACGGCAGGATCGTGGAGGTTCTGGACACGCGCGGCGAGGGCCGGGTCAGCGCCTACACCGACGGCCTGGAAGCGCACCTGCGCGGCGTGCTGGGCACCGGTGACAGCACCCGCCTGCGCACGCCCCCCCGCGAGCGCCTGAGCCTGTCGGGGCTGCTGCCGCTGGCCGCCATCGCGCTGGGCCTGCTGGGCTGGCATCTGGCCGCCACCCGCCTGAACCAGCCGTTCCTGCTGCCCACGCCCACCGCTGTGTGGCGCGAGCTGACCACCACCTTCCCGGAGCTGGCCGCCGCCTTCTGGGTCACGGCCCGCACGGCGCTGGCGGGGCTGGTGATCGGCGGTCTGGTGGGGGTGATCATTGGCTACCCGCTGGCGAAGTTCCGGCCGCTGGAGCGGTTCTTCAGCCCGTTTATCATTGCCGCGCAAAGCACGCCCATCGTGATTCTCGCGCCGCTGCTGGTGTCGTGGCTGGGCTTCGGCTTCGTGCCGGCAGTGGTGGTGTCGGCCCTGAGCGCCCTGTACCCGATCATGATTGCCACCCTGGTCGGCGTGCGCGAGGTGGACCGCACCTTCTACGAGCTGTTCGGCAGCCTGCAGGCCACCGCGCTGCAACGCCTGACGCGGCTGGAACTGCCCGGCGCCCTGCCGGTAATGCTGGGCGGCCTGCGGCTGGCCGCCAGCCTCGCCCTGATCGGCGCGGTGGTCTGGGAATTCGTGGACGCCAACCAGAAGGGGCTGGGGCTGGCGGTGCAGGTGGCCGGCACCTACCAGAACAAGGCCGCGCAGTTCGCCGCCATCGCCCTGCTGATTCTCTTCGGCGTGCTGATCTACGCGGTCATCACCGGGCTGGAACGCGGCGTGATGCGGCGGCGCGGGCGGTAA
- the tkt gene encoding transketolase: MTPATSTGPAQLSINTIRTLSIDGVQAANSGHPGAPLGMAPMAYVIWQDFLRHNPGNPQWPGRDRFVLSAGHASMLIYSLLHLTGYDMPLQELRDFRKWGSKTPGHPEFFHTPGLDATTGPLGQGAAMTVGMAMAERHLAAQYNREGFEIFDNYTYSVMGDGDLQEGVNHESAALAGHLKLGKLIWFHDDNRIQLDTATEKAESEDTAERYRSYGWEVLKVEDGNNLEEIRAAIINARNNTSQPTLIQVRTIIGFGSPRAGTSKAHGEALGKDGVAATKAALGWDYPPFTVPDEVATHMDARERGAQQEQQWQALMDRYRAAHPDLGQQVDALLARELPANLEDSLPKYEVGSKAMATRNASGEAINALAAVVPGLMGGSADLSGSTKTTIQDGGVLNHDHYAGRNVYFGVREFGMAAAANGLSLYGGVRPLVGTFLVFADYLKPAFRLSAIQMQPVTYVLTHDSIGLGEDGPTHQPIDQLAMLRAVPGAHVIRPADANETALAWQMALEYENGPTALALSRQDLRILPRNAEGMKKGAYTVRDAENPAVILVASGSEVGLALDAAEALGQQGTAVRVVSMPCMEIFREQDRGYRDSVLTPGVRRVAIEAAAKSPWYEWVGLDGAVIGMDTFGASAPAEILFEKFGFSVENVVKVVKSIL; the protein is encoded by the coding sequence ATGACGCCAGCCACCTCAACCGGTCCCGCACAGCTCAGCATCAACACCATCCGCACGCTGTCCATTGACGGCGTGCAGGCCGCCAACAGCGGGCATCCCGGCGCGCCGCTGGGCATGGCCCCGATGGCCTACGTGATCTGGCAGGACTTCCTGCGCCACAACCCCGGCAACCCCCAGTGGCCGGGCCGCGACCGCTTCGTGCTGTCGGCAGGTCACGCCAGCATGCTGATCTACAGCCTGCTGCACCTGACCGGCTATGACATGCCGCTGCAGGAGCTCAGGGATTTCCGCAAGTGGGGCAGCAAGACGCCCGGCCACCCGGAGTTCTTTCACACGCCGGGGCTGGACGCCACCACCGGGCCGCTGGGGCAGGGCGCGGCCATGACCGTGGGCATGGCGATGGCCGAGCGCCACCTGGCCGCGCAGTACAACCGCGAGGGCTTCGAGATCTTCGACAACTACACCTACAGCGTCATGGGCGACGGCGACCTGCAGGAAGGCGTGAACCATGAGTCCGCCGCGCTGGCCGGGCACCTCAAGCTGGGCAAACTGATCTGGTTCCACGACGACAACCGCATTCAGCTGGACACCGCCACCGAGAAGGCCGAATCCGAAGACACCGCCGAGCGCTACCGCTCCTACGGCTGGGAGGTGCTAAAGGTCGAGGACGGCAACAACCTGGAAGAAATCCGCGCGGCGATCATCAACGCCCGCAACAACACCTCGCAGCCCACGCTGATTCAGGTGCGGACCATCATCGGCTTTGGCAGCCCCCGCGCCGGCACCAGCAAGGCGCACGGCGAGGCGCTGGGCAAAGACGGCGTGGCCGCCACCAAGGCCGCGCTGGGCTGGGACTATCCCCCGTTCACCGTGCCGGACGAGGTGGCCACGCACATGGACGCCCGCGAACGCGGCGCGCAGCAGGAACAGCAGTGGCAGGCCCTGATGGACCGCTACCGCGCGGCGCACCCTGACCTGGGGCAGCAGGTGGACGCGCTGCTGGCCCGCGAGCTGCCCGCCAACCTGGAGGACAGCCTGCCGAAGTACGAGGTGGGCAGCAAGGCCATGGCCACCCGCAACGCCAGCGGCGAGGCCATCAACGCGCTGGCGGCGGTGGTGCCGGGACTGATGGGCGGCAGCGCGGACCTGTCGGGCAGCACCAAGACCACCATTCAGGACGGCGGGGTACTGAACCATGACCACTACGCCGGACGCAACGTCTACTTCGGCGTGCGCGAGTTCGGCATGGCCGCCGCTGCCAACGGCCTCTCGCTGTACGGCGGCGTGCGCCCGCTGGTGGGCACCTTCCTGGTGTTTGCCGATTACCTCAAGCCCGCCTTCCGCCTGTCGGCCATTCAGATGCAGCCGGTGACCTACGTGCTGACCCACGACAGCATCGGGCTGGGCGAGGACGGCCCCACCCACCAGCCGATTGACCAGTTGGCCATGCTGCGCGCCGTGCCGGGAGCGCACGTCATCCGGCCCGCCGACGCCAACGAAACCGCTCTGGCATGGCAGATGGCGCTGGAATACGAGAATGGACCGACCGCACTGGCCCTGTCCCGCCAGGACCTGCGGATTCTGCCGCGCAACGCGGAAGGCATGAAGAAGGGCGCGTACACCGTGCGGGACGCCGAGAACCCCGCCGTGATCCTGGTGGCCAGCGGCTCTGAGGTGGGACTGGCGCTGGACGCCGCCGAGGCGCTGGGCCAGCAAGGCACCGCCGTCCGCGTGGTGTCGATGCCATGCATGGAAATCTTCCGCGAGCAGGACCGGGGCTACCGCGACAGCGTGCTGACCCCCGGCGTCAGGCGGGTGGCCATCGAGGCCGCCGCCAAGTCCCCCTGGTACGAGTGGGTGGGTCTGGACGGCGCGGTGATCGGCATGGACACCTTCGGGGCCAGCGCCCCCGCCGAAATCCTGTTCGAGAAGTTCGGCTTCAGCGTGGAGAACGTGGTGAAGGTGGTCAAGAGCATTCTCTGA
- a CDS encoding GntR family transcriptional regulator translates to MNETPHRHAELLGLLASQVGAGGELPVYLQLRRALTRAIQDGQLRPGDALPAVRAVAAALGLAPNTVAKTYALLQDDGLTENRAGAGTRVLAGDPAGPQGGLTELRRLVQGLRAAGISDEEVRAAVEDGLTERTLPR, encoded by the coding sequence ATGAATGAGACCCCACACCGACACGCCGAACTGCTGGGGCTGCTGGCCAGCCAGGTGGGCGCCGGCGGCGAATTGCCGGTGTACCTTCAACTGCGCCGGGCACTGACGCGGGCCATTCAGGACGGTCAGCTGCGGCCCGGCGACGCCCTGCCTGCCGTGCGCGCGGTGGCGGCGGCGCTGGGGCTGGCCCCCAACACGGTGGCCAAGACCTACGCCCTGCTTCAGGACGACGGCCTGACCGAGAACCGCGCCGGGGCGGGAACGCGGGTCCTGGCCGGTGACCCGGCGGGGCCGCAGGGTGGGCTGACGGAGCTGCGGCGGCTGGTGCAGGGGCTGAGGGCCGCCGGGATCAGCGATGAGGAAGTGCGGGCCGCCGTCGAAGACGGACTGACCGAGAGGACGCTGCCCAGGTAA